ctACAGCAGttcagaaatgttgatatgatacatatgaaatgtaaaaatatagcCATGGTTTGCACAAACATGCAATGCTGgtattttcttctggtgactgggctgagaTATTATAAATGATGACCTTTCCCTGTCTCTTTCCAAACAGCTCCTGTGCCATAATGATGGGTACTAGGAACAATATGTTGGGTGCCGCTGCATCCAACAACAAGGTCAAGTATTCACGGCTGGCTGCTGATGACGACGGTTACATAGACTTACAGGTGAGTGGCAACTTCTTCCTCTTAACTCAAAACTAACATTGTCTCTGATGTCTCATGCTGGCCTGTGGGTTGTTCAGCAGCCTGGTAATTAGTAATCATTTTATTACCACAGGCAATTAATTCGAGGTAAATCCCAATTAATGACTTCCTGGGAATGTGCCAAAGCCCTCTATGATTATACAAGAGGGGCTATGGGGAGCTGTCTGCATTAGAACAAGTCTGCTAAACTTTTCGTTTCTGATTTGTGTACGTTAATGTCAACTGTTGTTAACAAAAAAAGTTAATCAAATTAAATGTCTTGTATGTTGTCCAACATTTGAACACTTACAGTTCAAGAAAAGCCCGCCAAAGGTCCCGTACAGAGCGATTGCACTGGCAGTATTCCTGTTTTTGATCGGCTCCTTACTGATAGTGTTCGGGGCTCTTCTTCTGTCTGGAACCATAAAGGTCGAGGTGAGTCTGGTcttttaatgtaataaaatctGTTCAAATGGCAAATTACATAGACGGGTGACAGGTCCAGGTTTTGTCAGTATAGTTGAACTGCAGTTGAAATGTGTCCCCAGTATAgaaatttaaatgcattttctcgCTCCACTGCCAAAGAGCTTATTGTCAAGCGTGTCACATTTTCACATAATGTTTGGGTCCCTTAAAACTGACAGTAAGTACCCTGTCAGGCTTGTTCTCCTGAAAATCCGTTAGTGACATGAATGTTTCTGTCTGAGCTGCCTGCCTCCTGTCTGTTCTGAGAGTAATTCCTGCTTGGAAGATATATCCCTTTTTATGTTGCTCCTATATGTATAGACAAGCtttttatatctgtttttaTGTGTCCAAAATGTGTCTCCAAGCACCTCTGAAGGCAGTTTGATTAATCACACTGCCTTCAGAGGTGTTTAAAAAGGAGTTcagcgtgtttttttttttttgcaaagagTTAAATGAtaagattgataccactgtcGCATCACTCATCTGACTTCAGTAACATTCAACATGGCACTTAAAGAAATAGTtaatcaattactcaccctgtgttacgttCAATTTGTGATGAAAACTTTCATGCCTCCGCTGAACgaggaatccaaaaacagagaaaatttttgatgaattgaagtaaaagggGTCCGCGATTaagaacagcaaaactatatcaaaacatctggtTACAATCTcgcacacaactcgtgcagtaaattccaagtctaatttatccagtcgtatgctccaGTACAGCCTTTTCCAAaggggaactgaactaaaagtgaaactcatTCATACTCCGggggttgtgttgtgttttgcttatgGTGCACTGTTGTGCACTGTTGTTATGTGCAATACGTGAATGGCTGATATGCAATACTATAATGTgtagtatgtgtttttatgtttttatggcGTATGCTTCATTTCCTCTGGACTGTTACTGTAAAGCTGGATGTCCACTGGATCCTTCGTTTGGGTGATCCAGCCGAGGCGTGGGTGCCAGAGCTAATTGTGGCCATTCAAGTCAATGTGCTGCTCCACCACAAGCGCCGTGCTGCGTCCTCGCTGTGGCCTAGAGGCGGCTCGGTGTTGTGCTCTGCTAAAAATACACGCCGGGTCTATTTTTGACGGACACCGTGCGACGGCGTGTCAGTTTGCACAGATTTAATGAGTCAAAGAGGAAGTCAGAtgcagaaaagacgagagtatccagtcaactttcaaaataaaacacagatcaTATTTCACATCGCTACATCAACAtcacaaaaacaagagaaaaatcaTGAAATGGCCGACAGTGGTCAATGTCCGGCAGGCAGAGAaatcttttctttgtttgttgatgTCTTTATACCTCCAGGGTTTCCACAGATTATTGCGTGACATTATGATCATGCGATCCGCCAATTCCAGCCGCTCGCGTGCGCCGCTATAGTTCCAGTGGACATTGGTGCCCGGCACAGGATGGTGCAAGTCCGCGCCGTGGCCGAAGCGCGCACACGACGGATCCAGTGGACATCCGGCAtaaggcagcaatacttgtGCAGCGCCTGAGTCCAAGACGAATTATCCTACGGtagtgctgcacaattaatcaaaacgcaatcgcgatgtcaggctgtgcgattacataaccgcataaaaggctgcgatgtgcgatttaatgtaaataaatgttaacgtgtgtgcctgtgaacgtgactacCTCTCCTGTAGTTTGTGGAGGTTGTTGACATTAcacccacaagctatcctggtgtgtgcagcatgtATGGTAAGGTGACcagccggcgtgcagcagtgaccaacacagacgctgaagaagagcatgagcacgaccatgaacaggctgagttggtggtgGTAAAAATGCAACGTCTATTACATGCCAATACTTTGGATacaggtacggcgacgttgaacagaaagacgtgctgtggaaaagtcgccacgtcctgcggcaacacgaccaatctgtATCAGCAcctgagacagcacagagaaaagtaggaaggacgcatgcgagagaaagccgagctgtgtaacgttaaagacaaagggacaactgaaagccgccagagcatcataaaacaacaacaaagcacaattacgcaaacatttgtaagtgtcacagggaaatcacgGACTCCgtaacaaactatataataacaaatgaaaaatgttgatggttatttacactgtccataacaataactatgtcaggtcaggtcagtgtccccctaatataatgtaggcgaaacactgaatcaagcaagaagactaatgatatttatgtattatattgtaatcgcaatcgcaaatcgcaATATTGTCCATTcaaatcgcaatcgcacatttttatcaaatcgtgcagcactatcCTACGGGcacaataaagtatatcgtgCTCTCTTCCAACTCAGGCTCCATTGACATTTTACCTCACTAAACAcatgagctgctggtctactactGCCTCAAGTGATAGTTATcttgactttggtgttttagaGGGTTAgatcagattcaccaaagtcacataataacacaaacaaactaactgattgaggcagccgtagaccagcagctctcatgttcagtgatgtaaaattactgtttttgtcaatggaggctggctttgaagagaacacATATACGCTTAATTTTTAGTTTAATTCCCAGTCAGAACTGAAactggaggcatgtgagaaaaacaaagttttctttacgaGTTCAACAGAACCCAGGGTGACTAACTGATGTAGTCATTTTCGGGTAAAGATAAGATATGATAGACTTTATTGTTCCGATACCTGCCATTAAAAgatacaaaaaagtttttaaatacaGTCCCTTCATATATACAGTCCATACACAGAGCTGTCACTATTCACAATCCACACACTCAGTACCCAGAGTGCATGTACAGACTGCCATCTGTCGCACGCTGCCCAGTGCACAACACGTGTTTTACATAGTCGtcatatagattttttttatttttttgctatcatGATgattgtatgtaaatgtttataCTTTTTGCTCTTGCTGTGTGGCAAAAGATAATGATAAAGGTTTGCATTCCTTCAGTTCACAGATACTGATGCTCTTTTGACCAGAGATGAGTGATGTTTGGATCAATACTCGTGTCGATACAGCACTAGTTTCAGTCCAATTACTTTGTTTGATGCCCTAATTTGagaaatataaacatgtttttcacaaGTTTCTTTGAGTTTTAGTATCAATTGAGATGTGAAATGTTGTCTGAAGATAAGCATCATGCAAAAAAATTGCTCAAATATCCTTAAAATCTgcaacattttgatttaaattaGGAACTATCTGATCAAAGAATAAGTAAACAAGACAGTTAATCTGACCAGACACTCAGTGCCAGCTTTCGGTACTTGACAGTTTTCGACTCTTGGTGCCACAGtatgaaaacatttcagtcagTACAAAAAAAGTATTGCAGTGTGAAGCCCAGCCTCAGTTTTGACACATCTTGAGAGCCAATACAGCCTCCAAAATGTCAACTCATGCAGTAATTAAAACACTCACGCTGCAGTTAATCTTGTTTTTAAATAGCTGAAATTGAACTGTTGTCTTGACGTTTTATTGCCTTGCTGCCAGTATTCCGCTGCGTTCCTGCTTTTCCTGGCCACgattggttttgtgtgtgtttgatttaactAATGATTTTGATATGTTATACCTCGGAGTGCCAACTTTAGTAGATTCCCTGCTGTGGTGTCTGCTTCCTGAAATCATGACTCCATGTGGGAGATAACGGAGCTTGCACATATTATATTTGTAACTATCAGTAGGAGGttaatgtgaatgttttttCCAGTCTGGAGATTGTATTTGCAGAAAATTTGATCTGACATGAAGGCAGCATCAGAGTATTTGAGCCGTCTACTTGCCAATCAGCCCACGCAAGTTGAAATAGCATATCTAATATTCAAGCAATGGAGAAAGGAAAAATGGGATGCAGGCAGGTTTTATTGCAAGACGCTGTAGGAGTTTAGGTAGAAAGACTGTGGTATAGTATAGTTTTTTTGATTTCGGCTATAGAGAAcccagtgtgtgtgagggtgtgaatTGAAGCTGTGTCAAGGTGTTCAGCGGACACTGTAAAAAGAGATTCTAAACACACAGTCAACCGTTGCAGTgtcaaattaaaggaaaatgaAGCCCATGCTGGAATGCATTAATCCTGTACTTTACTTTAACTAGTTTTTAATAATACCAATAATTCAGTTTTCAAACCGTTGTATTTTAATCTGAAGAATCAAGGGTCAGTTCACCTGCAAGATGAAACTACATATTATTTACTCTCTttttgttaccttgaattcaacACGGTGAACACAGAatccaataaaggcaaacattcttcatgaattaaagGAATTAAAGcaaattatatcaaaacatctgctcacaaactctcacacaactcctgcagtataatcaaagtcccatttatccagttgtgGGCATAGTAGGTCCTTaatgtgtgcatttttgcaaaacatttctaaaacaCGTCAGTACAAATGCTACATGCACAGCTAGGTAGCGTGCCTGTACACATGCATTTGTTTGATCTGTGCTCAGGCACAGTTCATATGCAAGTGTGTGCTCAGGATTGCTCAGGATTGCTCAGGACATGCTACCTGTTTTATCTTGTAactttttagtgaaaatgcatgtgtttggatatgactggataaatgagacttggattttactgcaTGAGTCGTTTGagtgtttgtaaactgatggtttgaaattcattcattcattcattttctgaaaCCTCTTATTGtgttaggggtcacaggtgtgctggagcctatcccagctgacattgggtgagaggtgggatgcaccctggacaggtcaccagactgtcacagggctgacacatagagacagacaaccattcacactcacattcacacctacggacaatttagagtcaccaattaacctgcatgtctttggactgtgggaggaagctggagtacctggagaaacctaacactgacacagggagatcatgcaaactccgcacagaagggctccccgaCCCCTGGGtttgagctcctcaccctgggtttaaaccaggaaccctcttgctgtgaagcgacagtgctaaccactgcaccatgtGCCACCCAGTTAAATCTTTCTGccataactgcttcaaaaaaGATCCCAATTCATCTTTATTGCAAAAGCTGAACAAAAGCATTTGAATGTCAAAAATACAGCTAAATGTTATCCCTActcatcatattttgacgtttTGGCAGAAGCCATtcgcattgtatttcatgtcgtagttttattgttgttgctaCTTTCATTGCTGTCATGATTTGATGTAGTGTTGTCttgctgttgttattgctgAAGCCATTGTGTCATGAATATATTCtattttgtaattgtgttttttatataaTAGTGTCTTTTAGCAGGGAAATtattctctgtttcctgcccagggactacagatgaaaattagcttaTAGCTAACTCTGGTGCAGCTGTCCctgtttaataaataaataaatcttgaCACAGGGGGTCTTCatagtttaggcaacaaaactacttggttagggttaggaaaagatcatggttgaTGTCACTTATGACTCCTTCCttggtcaaagtcctgtgctgtTTGGACTCATCCACTGCCCCTACCATGTTTTTAAATAGTCTGGCTTTTGTTAACACTCAGTCCCTGTTTActttaattcatgaagaatgtttgcttttttgggATTCTCTGTTTACCATGGAGGCaggataaggaaaaaaaaaaaacaatttttcttgatgaattcaaggtaacatgctGTGAGtaattaatattaaaataagaaatttaataataataataatactaaactttatttagaaggcacttttcaaaacaaatttaCAAACTGGTTAACTGGAATTTTAAACATTGCAGGATTTAGGCACATAAAATCAGGCAGTTTCAGTAATACAGAAAGtagatgggaaaaaaaagaaaataaagataaacGCCAACAATGAAACAGTTGAGCAATATTGGCAATTAACTGCCCTGAAGATTACCCCAaggcaaacaaaaacagttacggttatacaaaaataaaaataaaaaaatacatctggTAACCTGTGCAGAGAGGCtaaaacaaatgatcattttgtggttCAAGTGTTTCTTTAACATATGTCCTACCTTAGGCctttttccagagctttcaTCTGCATCACCTGGTGATCATTACTGAATGGAATTTGCTTAGTTCTCATGTACAAGTAGacagcactgttgtcatctaGTGTCAACTGAGGCAACTCCGTGACAACTGAGCACCTTCCTCAGGCTAATAAAGAGCATGAGACGCAATTAAAAGCTCTGGAAGAAAAACTATAAAAGAGAGAGGTAAGCAAACAAGACAGTTAATCTGACTACTTTAGAACCCTCTGTTTAAGGAAGAACAAGTAATCCTCTTTTCCCCCAAAGTACAACATGTGCGTGCTGAGAAAATATTGGAACCATCGGTTTGAGGAAGAACAAGTAATCCACTTTTTCCCCCTGAGTACAGAATGTATGTGCGGACATTATGTTGGAACCCTCCGTTTGAGGAATCCTGTTTTTCCCCCTCTTAGAGTACAAAAAGGATGGTGCTGAGAATATGTCAGTACCCTCTCAGGAAGGACAAGTAATCCTTTTTCTTGCCCAAGTAAATGTATGTGCGGACATTATGCTGGAACCCTCTGTTTGAGGAATTCTGTTTTTCCGCCCAAAGTTCAAAAAGGGTGGTGCTGAGAATATGCTGGTACCCTCTCAGGAAGAACAAGtaatcctttttttcccccaagtaCAAGATGTACGTGCTGAGAGTATGTCAGAATCCTCTGTTGGAGGAAGAACAAGGTGGAGGAGGGGCAGCGATttcacctaaaatgacagctgacagcagtaGAGAGGAGAACAGTCTGACAGCAGTgacatgattggctgatagagatcATGGCAAAAGTTGAGATAGAGAAAAGTAATTGTGAATGAATGAGGTAGAGGTAGTTTCCCTGATTGAACTCATGCTGAGCCTCATATGACATCCATCCACctgttttcatctgcttatccggggctgggttgcaggggcagcagtcTGTGGAAGATATTCCTGACAACCCTCCCCAAAGCAACatttcccagctcctcctgggggatcccgagGCTTTCCCAGGCCGGATGAGATACaaaatccctccagcgtgttctgggtctacctcGGGGTCTCCTACTTTTTGGACGTGCCTAgaaaacctctaacaggaggcacccaggaggcatcctgatcagattcCCAAACCACCACAACTGACCGCTTTTTGATAAAAAGGAGCAGCgtctctactccaagctccctctgaATATTTCAGCTCCTCACCttgtctctaaggctgaactCAGCCACCCTCCAGAGGAAAGTCATGTCCAGCACTTTTATCAGCAATCTTTTGGTCACTGCCCGaaactcatgaccataggtgagggttgaaACATAGATGGACCGGCAAATTTAGAGTATTGCCTTTcagctcagctccttcttcaccacgTTGGTCTGGTGCAACACCTGCATCACTTATGATGCTGCTTCATGTTGCAGTTTAGTGTAATATTAACACAAAGCTAAATATTTCTTCAAGTTAACTTTCAGCGGCAAATTGTGGCCTGTTGTCAGTGTGACAGAAGACAAGCTCTAAAAGCTCTGCACTAAAATATAcaacttcttctccatatttaccacagactgatatttacagaagatgcaaccaattggtgaatctcattcggGGCGCTCTATTTAAACttctctggcctgcctactgttgctgcttcctctgcaagtcGCTTTGCAGCcggcctccaccccagctcctccttttcatgctgtgtctgacttatcagtgtcatttctgtttgtcattgatgctgctctgttctgttcctggggggtctttgctgctgctctcgctgccttaggctttccatgtaggtgcatggaagggcagagaggtgagTGCTCTCTGCCTtgggc
The sequence above is drawn from the Epinephelus fuscoguttatus linkage group LG18, E.fuscoguttatus.final_Chr_v1 genome and encodes:
- the LOC125905529 gene encoding transmembrane protein 230-like, producing MMGTRNNMLGAAASNNKVKYSRLAADDDGYIDLQFKKSPPKVPYRAIALAVFLFLIGSLLIVFGALLLSGTIKVEHADRTIPVIIIGLLVFLPGFYHLRIAYYAAKGYRGYSYDDIPDFGD